Part of the Drosophila pseudoobscura strain MV-25-SWS-2005 chromosome 2, UCI_Dpse_MV25, whole genome shotgun sequence genome, AGACTAATCCAGTGGCTCTAAGACCTATTACTTTTGGTTTAACACTAGATTCAGTGCTTCTTAGACTGTTTCCACTGGTTCCAAGACCTAATGCTTGCTATCTttgattttattgtttttatgaTCGCTTGCAGTGCTTTTTAGACTGATCCAGTGGCTCTAAGACCTATACCTGTTTTTCTAACACTATGTTCAGTGCTTCTTAGACTGTTTCCACTAGTTTCAAGACCTAATGCTacttttctttgattttattttttgtctgACCCCTTTAAGTGATTTTTGGACTGATCCAGTGGCTCTAAGACTTGTAGTTGTGGCTCTAACACAAAGTTCAGTGCTTCTTAGACTGTGTTGAATGCTCCCACGGGCATGTGAACGGAATCCACGGCGTTTTAGGCCTAATCAAAATTCTTCTAGTATCACAGTGCTTCTAAAACTTATTTCAGCTCTTCTAAAACATATATCACAGCTTCTTAGACTGTTTCCACTGGTCCCAAGACCTAATGCTGCTTTtcgttaatattttcttcGGTACGACCGCTTACAGTGCTTCTAAAACTGATCCTACTGCATCTTAGACTGAACCAGTGGCTCTAAGACTTATGGCTGCTGCTCAATCACCAAGTTCAATGCTTCTTAGACTGTTTCTACTGCTTTTTAAACTGCTCCCAGTGGCAGTTGAACAGAAGCCACGGCCTTTGAGATACAAAAATTCTTCTAGTATCACAGTGCTTCTAAAACTAACGCCAGTGCTGTAAAACCTTTTTCAGTACATCTAAAACGTACGAACTTTCAACACTGATCGCAATGCTTCTTAGACTGATCCAGTGGCTCTAAGACTTATGGTTTTGGCTCTAATACTAAGTTCAGTGCGTCTTAGACTGTTTTCTCTGCTTCGAAAACAGATTCCAGGATTCTTCTTAGAATCCCAATCGTACTTCTATAAATTTGAATGCTTCTAAAACTATTGCGAGTGCTTCTTAACATCTATACAATCATTCTGAAACTGTAACGAATTGAATGAATGCTTTGGCAATGATTCTACAACTATTCTTCATTTGATCAACTTCTAAGACTGTTTCCAGTACTTCCGAGACCAATTACAGTACTTCCAAAACTGTACACCGTGCTTCTGAAACtgtatacaaatattatttgCCAAAAGATGTTGAAACTATTGAAAATGCTTCTAAGACTGTAACAACTTTTTCGAATTTTTATACAGCTGTTCTAAAACtgtttaaaatttgtttaatccCCATTTTACCCCCCGTTACATCTAAGAATGAACACTTATGGTCAATGCTACTAGAACCTATATCAGTGCTTCAAAAACTAATATCAATGCTGCTCAGACTGCTGATGTACTGCTACTAAAACTGTACAAAAAATGCCTACATTCATTTTCATGTCCATTTTCATCCAAATTTCCACTAAAAAGTGGGAGACCTCACTGCCAGCAGCAAGGGGTACTCCCTTGCACGGGTAGGGTACTCCACCGTTCGTTGTTCTTGCTTTCGCGCGGCATTCCCCCCTGTACCGTTAGTTAGTTATGCATTTGTTAAGCTCGCGAAAAGAAAACTAGAAATTGCAGGCTCTCTCACATTTCGACAACCTCCCATCCGCCCATTCTTGCATCCTCCAGGACGAGGGCGtggccgctgccactgccactgccacgacGACTGCGACTACAGTAATTGCCAACGTCGAGAGGCAAGCGCCccggcatttgcatttgcattgcatCCAGGGTACGCAGCGTAGAGCAGCCACTAAAAACGACCGCAACACAAAACTATTTTGTTCACGCAATGCGAAAATGTTTCTCGTTGCCGCCGCTGGCATTTGGcgttacgtatacgcaacgtATGCCAGTGCAACGGAAACGgcagcggcgacggcggcggcggcggcggcagagaaacgcaatttgcatttgtatgcaGACATTGTTGTTGGGTCCTGGGCGCTTGGTTTTGCCTTGTAATTGCTTCAAAACGTCATCATCGCATCACAGTcagcctcctgcctcctgcctcccgactgcctgcctgcctgccccctgcTGTGGCATTGTTTGTGCCCTTTGCCCTCTCTCTGTAGTTTATTAAATTTCGCTTTGATTTAGCAATCAATATTCAATTTAGTTACAGTTTCAGTCACAGTCTCCATTTCGACAGTTGTTTTTGGCAACAAAATTGTACTCCAGTAAATAGATTAGATATTTCTTCCTACAAAATATGAGCAAACCCTCAAAAACCTCGGAAAAGGGGGACATTCCTAAACTACAGAAACGCATTGCCAAATGCAGAAGACGGCACAAGACCAATCAAAATGCATTGCAGCGGCTGCAATTGAGGATTTTCATCAGGAAAACTATGAtcctggagctggagaagagACTTTTGGGCAAAAGAAAGCGCTAGACAGGGAGGAAGGGTAAGAAAACCCCCAATAAACCCATTGAAAGCTGGTTTAATCCTTTGAGGAGTGTTTTCAGGCAGCTAGAGATCATAGAACTGCAGGAGGAGGTCTACAGTTCTGAAGGGAAGGCTTTTCTTAACACAAACTAAAGGCGGAACCCTAAGGAAGAGATTAAGAATTGAAGAACTGCCGAGGAAACCTCTTGCTGGAAGAAGAATCTCAAATAGAAAACGCTAGGCATTAAGAAAAGGCATTTAAGGAGGTAAGAAACCCCCCagtaaaaagttttcaagATCTTTAATCCATTGAGCAATCTTTACAGGCAGCTGGAGATCATAGAAGTGACGAAAGAGGTATACAGATCTGAAGAAAAGACTTTTGTTGCAAGGAAAATTACCAGAAACTCAAGGCGGAACCCTAATCCAGAGGTTGGGGTTTGAAGAACTGCTGAGAAGACTTGTCTGGGCGAAGAATCTCAATCAGAAAGAGCTAGAAACCCATTGCAAGTCAGCTAGATATTACAGAACTAAGATCTACAGATCTGCAAGACCTGAAGAGAAGACTTTTCTTACCACAAACTAAAGGCGGAACCCTAAGGAAGAGACTAAAGATTGAAGAGCTGCAGATAAGACTTGTCTAGGAGCAGAATCTCCATGTGATCTATGATCTCtaaagaacaaaaagaaaccTCCTTAAGCAGATGATGATCAGGCAACAAAATGACTCAAAAACCATCCAGAAATAACCTCAAGACATTCGTTATATGGGAAACAGAAGAACTTACAAGATATTCATGGGGAAACCTCTACAAAAATAAGAGATTACAGCACAAACTCGATCCGCAAGCGCCACAAAAGCTTGTCTGAAAAGAAATCCTGTCCATCGCCAAGAAACCCCGACAACAACCCGTTCAAAATCAATTCCCTTTTGTCTCGAAtcgaacaaaaataaactataACAGAATCAAACCAAATCAAAGCAACTGAAGGGAAGTAATGGTATCCTTTACGGGTATATCCTTGTGTTGAATGGAAAGTTTTCCACaacattaataaatatttacaggCACGTCGCGTTCTTCCACCAAATGGTCCAATGGtccagtcgtcgtcgtcgtctcctTTTCTTGGGCcatgaaatcaaatcaaatatgcGCGCCTGATGCTCTTCCTGCCTCCCTGCGAAGGCGTGCTCACAGGAATTTAAATCATTCGAAGGACTTACATGCTACTTACAACAGCCAAAGAGTAGCCTATATGGAGCcaaggatgtgtgtgtgtgtgtgtgtggatagacagatagatagatgggcCATCCCTCAGCTCTTGGCGATGCCACGTTTTGGGGCAAGGTTATTATACGCTGCTGCTTTTTATGCACACGGAATTTTTATgagttaatttaatttatagttttattattatgttcAAGGCATAATAATGGCAGGACCTTTTATGCACTTTTCAAGTGTGAATCGCTCGACGCTCTCAGCCCTCAGCCCTCAGCTCTTTTTAGGCCAGAAACAACTTGTAAACAACTTGGAAATGGcgcataaatttaatttcaagcCAAAAGACGGGACGGACCAAGCAACGTATTTTCTACGATTTTTGCACTGTTGATTTATACGCTAATAAAAGCAATTTCACTGAATGCCAAAcgaaaaggagcagcagcaggacgcgCAGTCCATCCTTCTGGCTTCAGTTTCAGAGCTACAGAATTTGGAGTAACTGACAGATAGACGCTGGGGCCGTGCCGTGGCACGGGGGGCATGCCACTGCCTTTGACATTGTAGACAAGGCAGCAGCTCCGCAGCTCCTTGTTGCTTCAAGTGCTGCCACTTTCAACTTTTTATTTACGCagcaaatttaattatttactCTTGGCTTTGCCTTTCGTTTAATGGATTGACCTTTGGCCGCTCCTCAGAAGGGAACTCCTTTAAATTTCAATCGAAATTAAAGCGGGAtattctctcactctctcaggCTCTGCTTCTCTGGTTCTCTAATGCTGTTTTACATTATAATAAACATGAAATATTTCACACGAAaaacacacacctacacacacacctacccacacacacacacatgcatatgccTTTTGTAAGGACTAATACAGAATGACTTTCGAAatggtgttttttttaaagCTACTGGAACATTGTTTTCCGCAAaagaacaccaaaaaaaacacacacaaaggctaCTGAATATTTCACTGGTTATTTTTCgggtgagaaagagagagagcgagagagagcgagaacgagaCACATGCCGTTGGGTATTAAGCTTTAATGaagcaataaatttaaaatccaCCTTTTTTAttatgacaaaaaaaaaacaagaacgaAACGCACACAAAATCATTgtgagtgaaagagagaggcagacagagagaaaggggGAGTGCGAGAGGGTGTATGGGAGacagagagtgggagtgggagagggagagggagaggtatGGGAGACCACGTTCCTCGTTCtgtataaatacataaacCTTTTTAAGCTGTCAAGTGATATGTCAAAATTGATATCCGAGTCATTTAAAATGCATGCAAATATGGAACGCATCGACTAAAAACTCTCAACTCCATTTTCGaaataagcaaacaaacgGTGAACGAGAGAGGTCTCTCGGGGTAACGAAGCTGAAGATACCCTGGAAGACAATTTCAGAGAAATTTAATACACGATTTTAAGCAATTTTGGGAGTTAGGGGtacttaaaaaaattatacaaaaaaattaattcaCTAAGAaatcatttttttatttattttttctataaCACTTTTATTTATGAACAAACCAGGTAAAAATCATGTAAAAAGCATTTAAAAATCATGTAAAAATCATGTATAAACCCGGTATAGCTCATGTAAAAATCAGGTAAACATCAGGTAAAAATAATGTATAATTGTATGTAGTTTTCATGCCATCAAGATGTACAAATATCATGAAAAAACCATTAAGTAAAAATCATCTAAAATCAatgtaaaaaatgtaaataaaaaatatttaaaaagtgTATAGGATTTCCTGTAAAAATAACGTTTGTTTCGTATAAAAATCATCTTAAAATGTTAAGTAAAATTTTCTTTCAGAATCACCTGTACTTCTatgtttatttcatttgaaaataGTGTAAGATTTCTTCGTTATTTCATGTAAAAACATAGTATAGGTTGGGTATATTTCtgtaaaaatcaaaaatcattCACTTAAATTCTATattctttaaatatataaataaatttagacatatgtatgtatatattttaaatatgtgctatttcatttaaaaaatatgtatttttcagATAAAAAATGATGtaaaattgtatataaaattcTTTCGTGTTTTCTTTAATAGAATGTGagatttaatcatttttttcatgaaaaaaattatttacattattgtaaaaaacatgtatttttgatttaaaaatcatgcatttttaatgtaaaaaactttttaaatgttaaaatatcatgcatttttaaagtaaaagtaatgtaattttaatgcaaaaatcAACTATTTTGTAAGTACACACATCGGCATaagtattttgacaaaaaTTATGCACAACATATTCGGTTGTAACTTCTTATTTTTTCAAAGTAGaaactatatttatttatcgtaGATAGGTATTATATTAAGCTATTAACAATATGTAAAAAAAGTATGATAAGTGGGTTTATtgtgaaatgaaaattaattattccCAAACAGACGGTGGCATAagtattttgacattttataaaatgtaaaaaaaaaaaaaaaactattggAACGAACTAACTTTTTATGATGAAtcagtaaaatatatatcctcccTTTGCCTCTATCACCTTTTGCAGACGTCTCGGAACTGACTCTACTAAGCTGTGGATATAAGCCAGCAGAATTTCTCTCCAGAGTGATTTCACCTCTCAGATTATATTCTTACGGTTCCTTGTCAAATTTGGAGTCCGGCTTCTTTTTATATAAGACCAGAGATTCTCGATAATGTTTAAGTCTTTGCTCTGGGGCGGCTAGTCCAAAGTATTAACCCCAATGTCCTTCAAGAATTGGGTAACGACTTTAGCTTTATGACACGGGGCATTGTCCTGTTTAAAGGTAAAGGACTCCCCAATAAAATTATCTCCAGAGGAGAAAGCGTGAATGTTTAGCACTTCCAAATATTTGTCTTTATTCATGCTACCATCAACAGGAACTAAATTTCGCGAGCCGTTGTAGGCGACGTATCCATACAACATTATGGTCCCACCTCCATGGACCGATCTTACACATATAGGTGCCACTTTTTTGCGACGTTCTTTTATGTTTCTtacgaaaacaatttttttttgagccGTGAAACTGAAAAGAACTGGCATCACTCCAAAAAAAATTTttccaaaattaaaattatttgccgattaattttttggcaaactcAAGGCGCTTTAAATTATTGCGCTGTGTTATTTGCACTAAAGCTCTGATAATATATGTTCAAAAATCAGTTTCCTTAAGACCTCTACGTATTGTCCGTTCGCTGACATCAAAATTTCCTGTTTCCTTCAAGTCATTGGCAACCGATCGAGGAGTTTTCAAGACATCCTGCTTAAATTGCC contains:
- the LOC26534306 gene encoding uncharacterized protein — encoded protein: MQKTAQDQSKCIAAAAIEDFHQENYDPGAGEETFGQKKALDREEGKLPETQGGTLIQRLGFEELLRRLVWAKNLNQKELETHCKSARYYRTKIYRSARPEEKTFLTTN